The Coraliomargarita sinensis DNA segment CGCCCAACCAGAGTCGGTCTGTCGATGTTCCCTCTTTTTCTTTTACCGAGATTGATGTGTCCTGAGAAAACTGGACATGGGATTCTCTTAAAAAGAGGATCCAACCATGAAGAGACAACGCTATACTGCCGAGTTCAAACAGGAGGCAGTCAAACTGATATTAATCGACGGGACCCCGGTGAAGGAGGTTTCGCAGCAATTGGGAGTGCCTGAAGGGGTTCTTTACAGCTGGAAGCAGA contains these protein-coding regions:
- a CDS encoding transposase, with translation MKRQRYTAEFKQEAVKLILIDGTPVKEVSQQLGVPEGVLYSWKQ